A segment of the Micromonospora sediminicola genome:
CGGGTCGGCAACGCTCGCGCGGGCGGCATGGTGGTCGCGTACCTCATCGGCGTTGATGTTCGGACGCCTCTGATCGCGGTGCACGCGTCGTGTCGGGCGGGCGTCGGCTGGGCTGAGCTGTCCCTGACGCAGGCCGCTGAACTGATCGAGCGCCTCAGCGGCCTGGTGGTCGAGGCCGGTGGAGATCTCGGGAGCCATGATGACTGATTCAGAGAGTACGCCGGAGTACGCCCTGGGGTCGGTGACCGACATCGTCGGATGTCCCGCGTGGTGCCAAGGGTGCGGGCCGAACGATCCGATGCACCGAGGCTTCCTTGCCACCGTTGGTCAGGAGCGGACGGGGTGGGTCAGCGTTCAGATGCTGCTCGACCGGTTCGGGCGACGGGACCTGGTCGTGAAGCTCGACGCCACCCGCGACGGAGCAACCCAGCCCGTCCTGCTCGACCGGGTTCGTCTGGACCGCCTCATCTACGAACTGACCTACGTCCGCCTGGTGATGATGACCAAGGGCCTACACCTGGAAGAGCGCGATGAGCATCCCTGACCGCCGGCGCACCGGCCGGCCGCCCTCCCTGGCCGGGCGACAGACCAAGCGGCCTGCGCCTCCGGTCGCCCCGATCCCAGAACGCCCAGCCAGAGGGACCACCTGGCAGACGTTGGAACGTCTAGGGGGTACGGTGACCGGTGTGCAAGGCCGGGACTGGCGCCCTCGATACCTGCAACTCGCGGAAGAGTTGCGGGCAAAGATCATGGGCGGAGAACTGGCTCCCGGCACCCTGATGCCGAGTGAAACCGAGCTTGCCGAGTCATCCGGCCTGTCTCGGACCAGCGTGCGTAACGCGATCCGGCAGCTCCGCGAGTGGGGCTTGGTCCGCGCCGAGCAGGGACGCGGCACCTACGTGCGGGCACCCCGCCAACGGGTACGCCGACGCAACGCCGAGCGCTACCAGTGGGAGAAGGATCGGGTCCTGCTCGACGAGGACGAGAGGCTGAAGACCGGCGCCACCGAGCACGACACCGGCCTGACCGTCGATGATCTTAAGTTTCACGCCGAGTACACCCGCGTGGAAGCCGATATGGAGATGGCGGCGGCCTTGCAGGTTGACTCGGGTACGCCGCTGCTGCGCCGGGTTTACTGGACTTCCTCCCGGCATGAGAACGCGCCGCTGACGGTGTCGTACTCGTACCTGCCGTACGACTTGGTGGCCGCGAACCCGGACCTGCTCGACGAGGGCAAGGAGCCGTGGCCGGGCGGTACACAGCACCAGCTTCACACCATCGGCATCGAGCTGGACCGGATCGACGACGAGATCCGCGCACGTCCGCCGTCGCCGGACGAGGCCGAACTCCTGGACATCGACCCGGGCGTCTCCGTCCTCACCGTCCGGAAAACCTCCGTCGACACCGCGGGCCGCGTTGTCGAGGTCGCCGACGTCGTGATGCCCGGTGACCGCACCGAGCTCGTCTACTCCCACAAACTCCAACGGTGGAAAACTTGACGCAGCTCGTCTCCGTCGTCACTCCGGTCCACGCGCCCAGCATCGAGCACCTTGCCGGTGCCTACGAGTCGTTGGCCAAGCAGGAAATGCCCACCGGGTGGGACTGGCAATGGCTCGTCCAGGAGGACGGACAGACCGGCGCCCTGGCCGACACGCTGCCCGACGATCCCCGGATCAGTCTCGGCACCGGCCGTCCCGGTGGGCCTGGCGTCGCCCGTACCCTCGCTCTTTCCCGGGTCTCGGGTGACCTCATCAAGGTCTTGGACGCTGACGACCAGCTGACCCCCGGTGCGCTCGCCCGGGACATCGCCGCATTCGACGCGCACCCACAGATCGGCTGGACCACCTCGCGGGTACTCGATCTGCTGCCCGACGGGTCAACCGCCGGCTGGGACAAGGATCCGGCCGGCGGGGTGGTCGACCGCGGTTCAGTCCTGTCGTTCTGGCAAGCCAACGACTACCGGGCATCGGTGCACCCGGCGACGCTGTGCCTGCGGCGGGATCTCGTCTTCGCCCTGGGCGGCTGGATGGCGCTTCCCGCCTCCGAGGACACGGGCCTACTGCTCGCAGCCAACGCCGTCAGCGCCGGCTACTTCACCCGGGAGTACGGGCTGCTCTACCGCAAGTGGCCCGGCCAGGTCACCAGCCAGGCAGCGCACCGAGAACCGGCCGAGTATCAGGCGCGAATGAGGATCATCGGGGCCAGAGCTAAAGCCCTGGCCTCGATGCTGCCGAACGGTCTACCGCTCACTCCTCTGGCGTAGCCTCATGCCCCGGCATGCCGTGGGTACGACGCCGCTCCTTCGACTCCGCCTCGTAGATGTGCCGCCGGCCGCCGGCTAGCTCCTCCCGAGCTTCCCGCTCGATCTGCTGGAACGCGGCGTAGTAACCGTCGTCGAACTCCTCCACGATCTGGAAGGTCCAGCGGCCCGGGAGCACGTTGCGACCCAACAGCTCGCGTTCCACACGGCTGGCCATCACATCGTGGCCTGCCTGACGTAGTAGTTCGACCGCCCGGTCAAGGGTCAGGTCTGCGCCGCCCACGAGCTGATGAAGGGCATACAAGTGTCCGCGGGCTCGATGCACGGTCTCTAACGCCTTGCTGAGTTCCCCAAGGGCTTGGACGGTCAGGTCATCTACTCCGCCGGGCCTTGAATGATCACTGTCTATGGACATATTGCCACGCTTGTTGACCATGATGCCGCTCAGTTTACTGGGTACACGTTCTGCAGCGTGGTCCGGGGATGCACACAAATGTGAGCGCCTGTTAGATTTGCGAACCTGCTGCGGTGTCGCGCTATTATCTTGGCTGCGCTTCACCCGAATGCCCGAGTGGCTCGGCGTGAACAATTCTCTCAATCTAATGAGAGGATCATTCTAATCAAGAGGAGGAGCAAGCTGTCTGTGAAACGAGAGAAGGACTCATATCGCGTTCGACGGCGGAAGCCCAAAAATCAGTCCCGCTCAGGAAGCTGTCTACGGGATGACCTGGTCTGGTACGTCCGGCTGGTCTCGCCCATCATCGCTTCCCTGGTCACGGACTGGTTCCAGGGTGGTAACGGGGGCCGGCCTGCCTAGCTGTCCGGCTAGCTGATCGCACATTCCAGCCCCCGGGGGTCGCATTGCACTCGTGACGTGCATGCGGCCCTCGCCCTGTTGGGGTGGCCTCTAGGGCGTCGATCACCCCGCTGATCGCCAGGTTATTGAGTTGAACGTTTAACGCGTCTCGAAGACCTCGATTGGGGCCTTCGCCGCCTCGGCCAAGACCTTACTTGATAGTTGTAAGAACTACCAAATCCTTGGTGACATGAAGTGCCAAATTTTTGGCCTCAGCGTTCCGGTGCCGACCGTTACCGAAGATTAGTCGGATTTCTAGGTGGGTCTGAGCTGAGGGCTACTCGCGTACCTCGACCCCTTCGGCAAGTTGGGCGAACCGCGGTAGGCGGCCTACGCCCACCCCTCCACGAGACCTGTTGACTTGTCTGCCAAGTGCCGTCTACCTTGGACTGCAACTTGGCAGACAGGTTAACAAGTGGAGGTTGAGCGATGGCTCTGCGAGGCGGAACCCGGTTCGCCGTGCGGTTCGAGGACGTGTTCCCGGCTGGGTGCGCGTTGGTGCCCGAGTCGATGGGTGAGGTCGAGGACTACGACGAGAAGACGGGCCGGCGTAGCCCGGCCAAGGACAAGCTGACCGGCCAGCGGGTGTGGCAGGTCCGCGTGATGGACCTGGATCCCGAGCTGGGGAAGCGCTCGCGGGAGACGACGGTGAAGATCTCCGCCGATTACCAGCCGGTGCCGCCGACGGGTGCGCCGTTCGAGGCGGTGGAGTTCGACGGGATGACGGTCACGCCGTACGTGAGCAACAACAACCGGATGGCGTACTCGCTGCGCGCGAGTGGGCTGCGGGCGCCAGCGGGCATGACCAAGAAGGCGGCGGCGTAGCCGCATTTGGTGGGGGCGGGGCTGTCAGGTCTTGGCGGACGGCAGCCCCGCCCTCTGTCTCTTTCCCCGGCTCTGTCGAGAGAGGTAGTGACGTGTCCAAGGGTATGCGTCCGGCTGGCCGCGGTTGGCCTCGGTGTGACGCGTGTCAGTCCCGGTTCGATCCGGCCACCGGTGCCGACGGCCGGTGTGACGGCTGCGTGGGGCAGCTCGTGCTTCCGTTTCCTCCGGTCCGGGATGCGTCGGGCCGGTTCGTGTCGCTGCGGGGTGCCAAGTGATCGGGCGGCCTCGCGGTGAGGTGGTGACGACCTCGACCGGTGACCTGATCGTGTTCCGTCCGAGGCGGTTCGAACTGCCGATGTGGGCGGTGGTGCTCGGCCTGGTGCTGCGCTGGTCCGGGCGGGTGCTGTGGTGGTGCCTGCGTCATCCGGTGGCTACCGGCGCGGTGGTCCTGGCGCTGTGGCTGTACGTCGAGTTCGACTGGCTCGGCCTGGTGGTGCCGCTCGTGGTGGTGTCGACGGTCTCGGCGGTGTGGCGCTGGCGCGATGAGTCGTCCTGGTGGACCTGGCTGGCGGGTCCGCTGCTCGGGTCGTTCCGGCGAATCTTCGTTTACCGGCGGGTGTGGCGTGAGGCCATGACACTCTGCGGGCTCACCGATACGTTCGACCGCCGGCACGTGCTCCCTGAGCTGCTGCGGGTCCGCTCGGATCAGGCCCTCGATGTGCTGACGGTGCGGATGGTTCGGGGTCAGACGCCGGAGCAGTTCCAGCGGATGAGCGCGAAACTGGCGTACGCCTTCGGCCGCCGGCACGCCCGGGTCTACGCGGAACGTCCCGGTGATCCGCCGACGCGTACGGGTCGGGGTGCGTGGGTGCTGCGGCTGGTCGATCGGGTGCGGTATCGGGACCGGCCGACGGTGGTCTATGTGGCGTTGGTGCGTACCGATGCGCTGCGCACGCTCGTGCCGCCGTTCCCGGTGCCGGCGGTGCCGGACTTCACCGCGCTGCCGCTGGCCCGGCGGGAGGACCTGCGCCCCTGGCCGCTGCATCTGCTCGCGACTCACGTCCTGGTGGGCGGCGCCACCCGGTCGGGGAAGGGCTCGGTGCTGTGGTCGCTGGTCCGGGTCCTCGGCGGCGGTGTCGCCTCGGGGCTGGTGCGGCTGTGGGTTGTCGACCCGAAGGGCGGGATGGAGTTCGCGCTCGGCCGGCCGATGTTCGCCCGGTTCGCCTGCAAGTCGTTCGAGGCGATGGCGGACCTGCTCGACGAGGCCGTGACCGTGCTGCGGGAGCGTCAAACCCGCCTGGCCGGAAGGGTTCGGGTGCATACGCCGACCGAGGCTGACCCGCTGGTCGTGGTCGTCGTCGACGAGATGGCCGCGCTGACCGCCTATTTGCAGGATGTCGAGCTGCGCAAGCGCATCGCCGCCTCGTTGGGGGTGCTGCTGTCGCAGGGGGCGGGCGTCGGCGTGCTGGTGGTGGCCGCGTTGCAGGACCCGCGTAAGGAGGTGCTGCCGTTTAGGGACCTGTTCCCGACCCGCATCGCGCTCGGCCTGACCGAGGCGTCACAGGTCGACATGGTCCTTGGTGACGGTGCCCGCAACCGGGGTGCGCTCGCGGATCAGATGCCCCGATGGGCCAAGGGCGTCGGGTACGTGATCCTCGACGGCACCCCCGACCCGATGCGGGTCCGGTTCTCCTACGTCAGCGACGACGACATCCGCGACATGGCCCAGCGCTTCCCGGCGCCGGCTGACGCCTCGGACATCCTCGCCCAGGTCGGCCGGGAAACCGCCACCGAACCGGTCCGGATTCCGTTGTCGCGCAAGCCTTCCGGGCCGCTGCTGCCCGACGCGCTGCGCAACCTCCTCGACTCCGACGGCGGGGGGTGAGCCGCGGTGACCACCCCTGCGAACGGTCGCCGGTTCTACCGGCTGCGCACCCCGGAACCAGCCACCGCTGTGTCCGTCCGCGTCGACGCCGACCGGCCCGACCCGTACCCGGTCTATCTCGCGGTCGGTGCGGGCCGGCGACGGATGTCCCTGACCCCCGACGAGGCGTGGGCGCTGTGGCGCTGCCTCTCCGAAGCCGTCGCCACCCTCGGCACCCCTCCCGACTACATCCGCACCGACATCCGACCGGCCAGGAGGTAATCGCGATGACCACCCTCACCCGCATCGTCAACCGGCTCCGCCGTCCGCTGCGCATCCGCCTCGTCGGCCCGGCCGACCAGACCGCCGCCGCCCTGCACGGCCTGGCCCACATGGTCAACCGCCGCCCCGACATGAACGACCGGCGCATCCACATCGACCTCACCATCCGCGAAAAGCCGCTGGAGGAATGGCGATGACCGAGCGCACCGAATCCGCCGTACGCCTGGCGATCCTGCTCGCCATCGGCGCCATGGCCGGCGCCGCCGCCTTCACCCACGTCCACGACCTGTCCGTCGCCCACGGCCAACCCAACTGGATCGGCTGGGCCAACGCCGTAGCGGTCGAGCTGATGACCATCTACCTCGGCCTGGAACTGCGCGCCCGCCGTCGTACCGGTCGACCGGTCGGCCTGGTGGGCTCGCTGCTGGTGGCGTTCGCGTTGTTGTCCCTCGCCGCCCAGGTCGCGGAAGCCCATCCGTCGGTGTGGGGATGGGTCGTGGCGGCGGTGCCGTCGCTGGCTTTCCTCGCCCTGGTGAAGGTCGTCCTGTCCAACGCTCCAGTCACGCCGCCGGCTGTCGAGTCAGACCAGCCCGATGCGTACCGGTACGAAGAGCTGGCGGAAGCCACCGATGTTGAGCCGGCCCGCCCGACTGTGCCGGCGTCGCCCGTCGTGCCGGCGGTGCTGCCTCCGCGCGCTGTCCAGTCCAACCGGCCGCACGTCGTCGGGATCATCCGATGACCGCACTGACCCTGCCCGGCCTCGCGCCGGCCGCCGCGCCGACCCCGGTTGCTCCTCGGCCGGGGTCGCGGGCGGCCCGCATGGCGCTCCCTCGCTCGGTCGACGTGCTCAAGGAGATCGCCGCCGAGTACGGCGTCTGCGTACGCCCCCTCGCCATGCGCCGCACGGATCTCGACACCGGCCTGACCGAGGTCATCGACCTGCCCTGCGGCGCGACCCGGGAGGACAAGTGCGCGCCGTGCGCGAAGAAGAACCGCCGGCTGCGTCAGGCCCAGATCCGGGAGGGCTGGCACCGCGACGACGAACCACTACCGCCCCCGGAACCGGCGACCGAGGAACAGGAATCCCTGATCCTGTTCCGCGCACACCTGGAGTTCTCCCGCGACGAGGCATCCCGGGCATGCCAGTGGGACCAGGTCGACGACCTCGACGAGGCGATCCGCGAAGTGGAAGAAGCGATCGCGGCCGAAGGGCTCCGGGGACGCGTCGCCCCTCCGCACGCCAGCGTCAACGAGGACCAGGGCGACGACGACACCGGCCCGCGCCGCAAGCGTTCCACCCGACGGCGTCAGGACGCCCCGGAACTGCCTCGCCGCAAGGTCGAGGCGCGCACGGTCGGCAGGACGTACACCGCTGCGGACGGGGCCACCTACCGGCCGTCGATGTGGTTGACGCTCACCCTCGACTCCTACGGCCCGGTCCGCCCCGACGGCACCCCGCTCAACCCCGACCG
Coding sequences within it:
- a CDS encoding GntR family transcriptional regulator, encoding MTGVQGRDWRPRYLQLAEELRAKIMGGELAPGTLMPSETELAESSGLSRTSVRNAIRQLREWGLVRAEQGRGTYVRAPRQRVRRRNAERYQWEKDRVLLDEDERLKTGATEHDTGLTVDDLKFHAEYTRVEADMEMAAALQVDSGTPLLRRVYWTSSRHENAPLTVSYSYLPYDLVAANPDLLDEGKEPWPGGTQHQLHTIGIELDRIDDEIRARPPSPDEAELLDIDPGVSVLTVRKTSVDTAGRVVEVADVVMPGDRTELVYSHKLQRWKT
- a CDS encoding glycosyltransferase family 2 protein, with product MENLTQLVSVVTPVHAPSIEHLAGAYESLAKQEMPTGWDWQWLVQEDGQTGALADTLPDDPRISLGTGRPGGPGVARTLALSRVSGDLIKVLDADDQLTPGALARDIAAFDAHPQIGWTTSRVLDLLPDGSTAGWDKDPAGGVVDRGSVLSFWQANDYRASVHPATLCLRRDLVFALGGWMALPASEDTGLLLAANAVSAGYFTREYGLLYRKWPGQVTSQAAHREPAEYQARMRIIGARAKALASMLPNGLPLTPLA
- a CDS encoding transcriptional regulator, giving the protein MALRGGTRFAVRFEDVFPAGCALVPESMGEVEDYDEKTGRRSPAKDKLTGQRVWQVRVMDLDPELGKRSRETTVKISADYQPVPPTGAPFEAVEFDGMTVTPYVSNNNRMAYSLRASGLRAPAGMTKKAAA
- a CDS encoding FtsK/SpoIIIE domain-containing protein, with translation MWAVVLGLVLRWSGRVLWWCLRHPVATGAVVLALWLYVEFDWLGLVVPLVVVSTVSAVWRWRDESSWWTWLAGPLLGSFRRIFVYRRVWREAMTLCGLTDTFDRRHVLPELLRVRSDQALDVLTVRMVRGQTPEQFQRMSAKLAYAFGRRHARVYAERPGDPPTRTGRGAWVLRLVDRVRYRDRPTVVYVALVRTDALRTLVPPFPVPAVPDFTALPLARREDLRPWPLHLLATHVLVGGATRSGKGSVLWSLVRVLGGGVASGLVRLWVVDPKGGMEFALGRPMFARFACKSFEAMADLLDEAVTVLRERQTRLAGRVRVHTPTEADPLVVVVVDEMAALTAYLQDVELRKRIAASLGVLLSQGAGVGVLVVAALQDPRKEVLPFRDLFPTRIALGLTEASQVDMVLGDGARNRGALADQMPRWAKGVGYVILDGTPDPMRVRFSYVSDDDIRDMAQRFPAPADASDILAQVGRETATEPVRIPLSRKPSGPLLPDALRNLLDSDGGG
- a CDS encoding DUF2637 domain-containing protein, with protein sequence MTERTESAVRLAILLAIGAMAGAAAFTHVHDLSVAHGQPNWIGWANAVAVELMTIYLGLELRARRRTGRPVGLVGSLLVAFALLSLAAQVAEAHPSVWGWVVAAVPSLAFLALVKVVLSNAPVTPPAVESDQPDAYRYEELAEATDVEPARPTVPASPVVPAVLPPRAVQSNRPHVVGIIR